Part of the Scomber japonicus isolate fScoJap1 chromosome 6, fScoJap1.pri, whole genome shotgun sequence genome, cctgctgtACTGAAgcaccctaacccctaaccctcaaACATCATCAACACTCAGTTAGCTGCTGGATGAATTCATTAAATGTGTAATAGTACAGACTGTGCATTTAAATCTGACCTGCtcttatttatatttacttGTTTATTGCTGATATTTTATGTGTCTCGTTGTTTGCTGGTTGATGTTTATCGTCTGTCAGAGAACATCAGCGTGAAGAAGTGACTGAACTTTAACCGTGTTTGTGTTCAGGTTGTTTTGGGAGGAGCGGAGGATGGAGCGGCAGGCGGAGAACATCACGTCTCACCAGCTGTTCATCCTGGACGGCTTCAGTGAGCTCGGAGCTCTTCGTCCCGTCCTCTTCGTCCCGTTCTTCATCATGCTGGTGGTGTCGCTGTCTGCTAACTCCATGCTGCTGTACGTGGTCGCCTCTCAGAGGAGCCTCCACTCGCCCATGTACGTGCTCATAGCCGGCATGGCCTGCGTAGACGTGAGCCTGCCGCTGTTCTTCATCCCCAACATGCTGCTCAGCTTCCTGTTCGACTGGAGGGGGATCTCTCTGGTCAGCTGCCTGGTTCAGATCTACTTTGTCCATCTGTTGGGAGCCTTTCAGtccactctgctgctgtggATGGCTCTGGACCGGTACTTTGCCATCTGCATGCCGCTGTACTACCACCAGCGCATGGCGGTGCCCGGATTCCTGCGGTTTGTGATTCCGCTGGTGGTTAGGAACGTCCTCATGGTGGCGCTGGTGGTGGTTCTGGCGGGAGCGCTGCCGTTCTGCTCCGTTAACGTGATCAATCACTGTTTCTGTGAGCACATGGCCTTGGTGGAGCTGGCCTGTGGCAGCACCGCAGTCAACAGCCTGGTGGGCCTGATCTCCGTGTTCTTCATCCCCGTGGCCgacttcctcttcatcatcgcCTCCTACGTCGTCATCTTCAGCTCTGCGCTGGGATCCGGGAAGTCGGGCGCGAAAGCGCTGCACACCTGTGTGACTCACATGGTGGTGCTGAGCGTCAGCATCGTCATCATACTCGTGGCTTTCCTGTCGTACCGGATCAGAAACGGACTTCCTGCTTGGGTTCGTGTGTTCTTCAGCAGCTTGTATCTTCTGTTCCCGAGCTGCTTCAACCCCATCGTCTACGGAGTCCGGACCGCCGAGATCCGGCAGCACATCCTGAAGACGCTGACCTGTTAAAGATTACATCATAGTTATATTATAAtaagttttaatgtttcagttaaaataataaaatatgaaaagttcTGAGATGAGAAGAAGTTAAAATATTAGTTAACATTTAAGTGTTatgatatattatatcatgatatgtttatatatataaacattttgAGACAATAATTTAAATTACTGACAAACTATGAGAAGTAATATTTATCAGTTCTGTGAAAGTCAGGATTTGAATGTAAGAAGTTAAAGTTATAAACATTATAAGCTGTGAATAAAACTTTTAATCATTGTTTGAATCAACGTTTTAATGTTTTAGATATAAAATATGAACGTTCTCACTTTATGAGTCACAATtatgatataaaacattaaacttAAAATATTAAGTCAAACAGTAAATTATATTAAAGGTTTAATGTAgtacataaatatatgtatttattcctGTAAAGCTGAACATTACATATGAATATCCTGTTTATGCCACATTGTTCTTACTTTAGtttatttaataaagttttGTGTGTCTCAGCTGTTAATTAGCGGTTTGAGCTCCGAGCCAATTACCTTCGAggagcaacaacaacacacagtgAAACCTCAGAGGAGTCGACagaccctaacccccctaaccctcaGTCATCAGGAGagaccctaacccccctaaccctccctccctcctctcagtTACTGATTTAATGTGAAATCATTGTTTCATCTGATAAACGTTTAGAGAGAATATCAGTGAGAAGTTTCGGCTCACGATAAATAAACTCTGAAGAATTTAAacttaataaaacaacaattcactattatattattattattaatattattattattattatgaatattattattattattaatattagtagtagtaatattattCCAGATAAGAACACAGAGTTCTCAATGAGAAATGagtgatataataataataatatgatgacAGAAGACCAGACCTTATAACActgatggttttattttaatgttgcatcATCGCAGCTTCCTGACGTCCGTCCTGATTGGCTGAGCCTGAAGTTCAAACGTTGGTCCTGATTGGCTGAGCCTGAAGTTCAAACCCAGCGGGACGTCCGGACTTTGACTTAAAGACGAACCGAGGAGGGGGCtggggttagagttagagttagaggttagggttagggtccgtCCTGATGACTGAGGGTTAGAGTCCGTCCTGATgactgagggttagggtccgtCCTGATgactgagggttagggtccgtCCTGATgactgagggttagggtccgtCCTGATgactgagggttagggtctctcctGATgactgagggttagggtctgtcatgatgactgagggttagggtctgtccTGATgactgagggttagggtctgtccTGATGACTGAGGGTTAGGATCACTCCTGATgactgagggttagggtccgtCCTGATgactgagggttagggttagggttagggtctgtccTGATgactgagggttagggttagggtccgtCCTGATgactgagggttagggttagggtctgtccTGATgactgagggttagggttagggtcagggtctgTCCTGATgactgagggttagggtctctcctGATGAGCGATGGCAGGTAAGACCCTTCACGTGTTTTCTGATGTTAAACTGTTTAATgttctcagggttagggtctctcctgatgggttagggtctctcctCATGactgagggttagggtgagggtcCGTCCTGATgactgagggttagggttagggtctctcctGATgactgagggttagggttagggtccgtCCTGATGACTGAGAGTTAGGGTCCGTCCTCATgactgagggttagggtccatcCTGATgactgagggttagggttagggtccatcCTGATgactgagggttagggtctctcctGATgactgagggttagggtccgtCCTGATGACTGAGGGTTAGAGTCCATCCTGATgactgagggttagggttagggtctctcctGATgactgagggttagggtccgtCCTGATGACTGAGGGTGAGGGTCTCTCCTGATGAGCGATGGCAGGTAAGACCCTTCACATGTTTTCTTATGTTAAACAGTTTAATGTTCTCAGGGTgaaatagggttagggtctctcctGATGGGTTAAGGTCTGTTATATGAAGTTAATGATCTCtaacattattaataataatgattaataatatataataatgtataataatatataataatgtttaataatatataataatgtttaataacatataataatgtataataatatataataatgtttaataatatataataagttattattataagttATTCCCAATAAACCGGGAggtttctccattggaaatgaatgggaatgttttgaaaaaccccaaaagcaGAGTCGGctagctctctcatacatgcatgtaaaaacgtgattcaaactttaaaacggaggaaaatttgtgctctctcaaaaacaccaaactgtttttccataacatgtaaacttttcaaactatgagcagtcaaacgaggagtggaaatcactttttcttcaaagttagagtggaagcggcagttagctagagtgtgagaagcagtaaaaaataaccttcatttttatttttaactcgagctcacggccaaaccgtaaaaaggagacaaataatttttggtcaaaatgtagacataggtgttgggattcataaaatgtgacgttgacaggcggggtctgcacaaaatttaaacgggggggccgagaccggcagcaatacctgtctcgctccccattgaccctaatgtaattgtcttttttaaaaagtatctcactctgtgttcacactgagcttactcgctcattttaagaataaaataaacactgtcagaatctgccggcttctgtgtctctcacggtgttttcggtttttggacaggagttacggttttctcacagtttgcaattgttcgggaccttgtcagaagccaaattctggcttttgaacactggaaataaatcgtgtactcgtcccgtcTGGTTATTATTCTCATCCAGGAGCAGTTAGAGTAGAAAAGCTTCAGACCGAACCCTGAACCAGAACCataaccagaaccagaaccctgAACCAGAACCCGTTACATTTGGCAGGGGAAAAACGAGAATAAGGTTCCAAACTCTTCAATTATCAAAAAATAAGGGTAGACTGGGTCTTCCTTGCCTAAAAGATTACTACATATCGGCCCAGTTAAGGATCCTGTTCTGTTGGTGCGTCTCAGATTACAAAgcaagatggaaggaaacatATCGAGGACGATGAAAATTAAAGCAGGAATAGGagataaaagacataaaagaaataaatggatGAGTTTATCATTGAAGACGTGGTTAAACGTTATCACTAGAAATGATATGTTAGAAGAGATTCTGAAATGGTGCTGCTATGATCCTGACTTTGCCCCAACTATAGGGGATGGGTTAGCCGGGGTCTCTCCTCATATTGAACCTACATGGTCTCAACAACAGGGACTTTTTTAGATTTCTTCAGGTACGCCACCAACTAAACAGCACTATGTTAAAAAGTCAAAAGGTGTTTGAAAACAGTTTATTAAAAGTGTTTATCAGTGTCGATAGATCATagatatactgtgtgtgtgtgtgtgtgtgtgtgtgtgtgtatctctgtgtgtgtgtgtgtgtgtgtctctgtgtgtgtgtgtgtgtgtgtgtgtgcagcatgtcAGAGTCTCTCAGCAGGAATTTCTCCCACAGCAGCTTCGTGTTTGATGGTTTCCCGGCCGTGCGGAGCCTGAACCAGGTCCGGCTGCTGGCTCTGCCGCTGAGCGTCTGCTACCTGGCGGCTCTGCTGGGGAACTGCGTGCTGGGTCATGTGATCCGCAGCTCCAGGACTCTGCACGGCCCCATGTACGTCCTCATCGCCTCGCTCTGCGCCGTGGACGTCTTGGCCGTGACCGCCATCGTCCCCAACACGCTGCTCGGTCTGCTTCTGGACCTGGACCGGATCTCGCTGGCCAGCTGCTTGACTCAGATGTTCGTcactca contains:
- the LOC128360084 gene encoding olfactory receptor 52K1-like; translated protein: MVTAEHPPMIPCDAECPNWLEPPGLFWEERRMERQAENITSHQLFILDGFSELGALRPVLFVPFFIMLVVSLSANSMLLYVVASQRSLHSPMYVLIAGMACVDVSLPLFFIPNMLLSFLFDWRGISLVSCLVQIYFVHLLGAFQSTLLLWMALDRYFAICMPLYYHQRMAVPGFLRFVIPLVVRNVLMVALVVVLAGALPFCSVNVINHCFCEHMALVELACGSTAVNSLVGLISVFFIPVADFLFIIASYVVIFSSALGSGKSGAKALHTCVTHMVVLSVSIVIILVAFLSYRIRNGLPAWVRVFFSSLYLLFPSCFNPIVYGVRTAEIRQHILKTLTC